In a genomic window of Amycolatopsis japonica:
- a CDS encoding acetyl/propionyl/methylcrotonyl-CoA carboxylase subunit alpha: MTEQAGTGGPVTKVLIANRGEIAVRVIRAAKDAGLTSVAVYADPDRDAPHVRLADEAFALGGTTAAESYLVFDKLLDAAKRSGADSVHPGYGFLSENADFAQAVIDAGLTWIGPSPQAIRDLGDKVTARHIALRAGAPLVPGTKDPVANADEIIAFADEHGLPVAIKAAFGGGGRGLKVARTREEIPELFESATREAISAFGRGECFVERYLDKPRHVEAQVLADQHGNAIVVGTRDCSLQRRHQKLVEEAPAPFLTDEQRKRIHESAKAICKEAGYYGAGTVEYLVAVDGTISFLEVNTRLQVEHPVSEETTGLDLVREMFRIARGEKLRITEDPEPRGHSIEFRINGEDAGRGFLPAPGTVTRFVAPSGPGVRVDSGVESGSVIGGQFDSMLAKLIVTGSDRQNALERSRRALAEMVADGMATVLPFHRVIVDDPAFIGDENGFSVHTRWIETEFENTIEPFVAPETVEAEEEQPRQNVVVEVGGRRLEVSLPGGFSLDAGGGGTAVKAKPRKRAGGTKAAVSGDAVTAPMQGTIVKVAVEEGQQVEAGELVVVLEAMKMENPVTAHKAGTVTGLSVEVGAAVTQGTQLFELKD, translated from the coding sequence GTGACCGAGCAGGCCGGCACAGGTGGTCCGGTGACCAAGGTCCTGATCGCGAACCGCGGGGAAATCGCGGTACGGGTGATCAGGGCGGCGAAGGACGCCGGGCTGACCAGCGTCGCCGTCTACGCCGATCCTGACCGCGACGCACCCCACGTGCGCCTCGCGGACGAGGCCTTCGCGCTCGGCGGCACCACCGCGGCCGAGAGCTACCTCGTCTTCGACAAGCTGCTCGACGCCGCCAAGCGGTCGGGCGCGGACTCGGTCCACCCCGGCTACGGGTTCCTCTCCGAGAACGCGGACTTCGCCCAGGCGGTCATCGACGCCGGGCTGACCTGGATCGGGCCGAGCCCGCAGGCCATCCGCGACCTCGGGGACAAGGTCACCGCGCGCCACATCGCGCTGCGCGCCGGCGCCCCGCTCGTGCCCGGCACCAAGGACCCCGTCGCGAACGCCGACGAGATCATCGCGTTCGCCGACGAGCACGGCCTGCCGGTGGCGATCAAGGCAGCGTTCGGCGGTGGCGGCCGCGGTCTGAAGGTCGCCCGCACCCGCGAAGAGATCCCGGAGCTCTTCGAATCGGCGACGCGCGAGGCGATCTCCGCCTTCGGCCGCGGCGAATGCTTCGTCGAGCGCTACCTCGACAAGCCGCGCCACGTCGAGGCGCAGGTCCTCGCCGACCAGCACGGCAACGCCATCGTCGTCGGCACCCGCGACTGCTCGCTGCAGCGCCGCCACCAGAAGCTGGTCGAGGAGGCGCCCGCGCCGTTCCTGACCGACGAGCAGCGCAAGCGCATCCACGAATCCGCCAAGGCGATCTGCAAGGAAGCCGGCTACTACGGCGCCGGGACCGTCGAGTACCTCGTCGCCGTCGACGGCACGATCTCGTTCCTCGAGGTCAACACGCGGCTGCAGGTCGAGCACCCGGTGTCCGAGGAGACGACGGGCCTCGACCTCGTTCGCGAGATGTTCCGCATCGCGCGCGGCGAGAAGCTGCGCATCACCGAAGACCCGGAACCGCGCGGCCACTCGATCGAGTTCCGCATCAACGGCGAGGACGCCGGCCGCGGCTTCCTGCCCGCGCCCGGCACCGTGACGAGGTTCGTCGCGCCGAGCGGCCCCGGCGTCCGCGTCGACTCGGGCGTCGAGTCCGGCAGCGTCATCGGCGGCCAGTTCGACTCGATGCTCGCGAAGCTGATCGTCACCGGCTCGGACCGGCAGAACGCGCTCGAGCGCAGCCGCCGCGCGCTGGCCGAGATGGTCGCCGACGGCATGGCGACGGTGCTGCCGTTCCACCGCGTGATCGTGGACGACCCGGCCTTCATCGGCGACGAGAACGGTTTCAGCGTCCACACCCGCTGGATCGAGACCGAGTTCGAGAACACCATCGAGCCGTTCGTGGCGCCGGAAACCGTAGAGGCCGAGGAAGAGCAGCCCCGGCAGAACGTCGTCGTCGAGGTCGGCGGCCGACGGCTCGAAGTGTCGCTCCCCGGCGGTTTCTCGCTCGACGCCGGTGGCGGCGGGACGGCCGTGAAGGCCAAGCCGCGCAAGCGCGCGGGCGGTACCAAGGCCGCGGTGAGCGGTGACGCCGTCACCGCGCCGATGCAGGGCACCATCGTCAAGGTCGCCGTCGAAGAGGGCCAGCAGGTCGAAGCGGGCGAGCTGGTCGTCGTGCTCGAAGCGATGAAGATGGAGAACCCGGTCACCGCGCACAAAGCGGGCACCGTCACCGGGCTTTCGGTCGAGGTCGGCGCCGCGGTGACGCAGGGCACGCAGCTGTTCGAGCTCAAAGACTGA
- a CDS encoding DUF1707 SHOCT-like domain-containing protein, with product MSEVPSPRLRISDQDRESALTALGEHMTVGRIDIDEFGDRSARITAAKTRGELAEIFLDLPEPHPRYDTPKAAVGEPGKPASTWAGISPAQRVMGALLPILFIATIALIITTGITWWFILVPIGISAVGEGIWGKGWENSHKKLGKQRRRELDG from the coding sequence GTGAGCGAGGTTCCGTCTCCGCGGCTGCGGATCAGTGATCAGGATCGCGAGTCCGCGCTGACCGCGCTCGGCGAGCACATGACCGTCGGCAGGATCGACATCGACGAGTTCGGCGACCGGTCCGCCCGGATCACCGCCGCCAAAACCCGCGGCGAGCTGGCCGAGATCTTCCTCGACCTGCCCGAGCCGCACCCCCGCTACGACACGCCCAAGGCCGCCGTCGGCGAACCGGGGAAACCGGCGTCGACGTGGGCGGGCATCTCCCCGGCGCAACGCGTCATGGGCGCGCTCCTGCCGATCCTGTTCATCGCCACCATCGCGCTGATCATCACCACCGGCATCACCTGGTGGTTCATCCTCGTCCCGATCGGGATCAGCGCCGTCGGCGAGGGCATCTGGGGCAAGGGCTGGGAGAACTCCCACAAGAAGCTCGGGAAGCAGCGTCGACGGGAACTCGACGGCTGA
- a CDS encoding DUF1707 SHOCT-like domain-containing protein, which produces MRLSDAERQDALEALEEHVRTGRLDLDEFGSRSAKVSAARMASELEPLFTDLPSPRPSALLPLPPMPGVSQASAKNEIQPSKWLTASAVPIAAAVAIALFFFTRGTFLVFLLPLAVALIMSRRR; this is translated from the coding sequence ATGCGGCTGAGCGACGCCGAACGCCAAGACGCGCTCGAGGCGCTGGAAGAGCATGTCCGCACCGGCAGACTCGACCTCGACGAGTTCGGTTCGCGGTCGGCGAAGGTCAGCGCCGCGAGGATGGCGAGCGAACTCGAACCGCTGTTCACGGACCTGCCTTCGCCCCGGCCCAGCGCGCTGCTCCCCTTGCCGCCGATGCCCGGCGTCTCGCAGGCGTCCGCGAAGAACGAGATCCAGCCGTCGAAATGGCTGACGGCCAGTGCCGTGCCGATCGCCGCCGCCGTCGCGATCGCGTTGTTCTTCTTCACCCGCGGGACGTTCCTGGTCTTCCTGCTGCCGCTGGCGGTCGCGCTGATCATGAGCCGCCGCCGCTGA
- a CDS encoding GNAT family N-acetyltransferase yields the protein MEPVEINAGEYYLRQLRADKALDDRPALVAAFADPTHRKYVLNYRLRDLDEATEYVALRAAQWAGDERCSWAVAEPTTGDLLGEVGLRDLDLDAGYAEASVWVRAASRGKGVASTALNAALRFGFGGLGLREVSYRYEETNEVSASVARKCGFTLVGPELDPAPTGERLIRWRRTA from the coding sequence GTGGAACCGGTGGAGATCAACGCGGGCGAGTACTACCTGCGGCAGCTGCGGGCGGACAAGGCCCTCGACGACCGTCCGGCGCTGGTCGCGGCCTTCGCGGACCCGACGCACCGCAAGTACGTCCTGAACTACCGCTTGCGGGACCTGGACGAGGCGACCGAGTACGTCGCGCTGCGCGCCGCCCAGTGGGCGGGTGACGAGCGCTGTTCCTGGGCGGTGGCCGAGCCGACGACCGGGGATCTGCTGGGCGAGGTCGGCCTGCGGGATCTCGATCTCGACGCCGGGTACGCGGAGGCGTCGGTCTGGGTGCGGGCGGCGTCGCGGGGCAAGGGGGTCGCGAGCACCGCGCTCAACGCGGCCCTGCGCTTCGGTTTCGGCGGGCTCGGCCTGCGCGAGGTCAGTTATCGCTACGAGGAGACGAACGAGGTGTCCGCCTCGGTCGCCCGCAAATGCGGGTTCACCCTGGTCGGGCCCGAACTCGATCCGGCCCCGACCGGGGAACGCCTCATCCGCTGGCGCCGCACCGCCTGA
- a CDS encoding aldehyde dehydrogenase family protein, which produces MVFLDSSTWTDRIFAGGSWVPGTGGTRKVTEPATGAVLGSIGMASAEDAAKAAETAAEAQRAWAATPHVQRAAILRKAATLWSEYADEIRWWNVREVGAVPGVAGFSLHVAEQECYEAAALPGRPYGELLPSEEPRLSMARRVPAGVVTVISPFNMPIILGIRSVAPALALGNAVILKPDPRTAVTGGVVLARIFEEAGLPPGVLQMLPGGADVGETLVTHPAVRVVSFTGSTGAGRKVGELAGKHLKRAHLELGGNSALIVLDDADVDEAAGVAAFGSFFHQGQICMTTGRHLVHERLYDDFVERLAAKAAALRVGDPARDEVALGPIIDAGQRDKIHDLVTASVAAGARVAAGAEYDRLFYSATVLADVPPTAPAVAEEIFGPVAPVVRFSDAEEAIRLATASEYGLSLGIVTRDVLKGLELADRVPTGIVHINDQTVSDEANSPFGGVAASGTGSRFGGAAANIEAFTETRWVTVRNPPPTYPF; this is translated from the coding sequence GTGGTGTTTCTCGACTCGTCGACGTGGACGGACCGGATCTTCGCCGGTGGTTCCTGGGTGCCCGGCACCGGCGGCACCCGGAAGGTCACGGAGCCCGCGACCGGAGCGGTGCTGGGAAGCATCGGGATGGCCTCGGCCGAAGACGCCGCGAAAGCGGCTGAAACGGCGGCCGAGGCGCAGCGGGCTTGGGCGGCGACACCGCATGTCCAGCGGGCCGCGATCCTGCGCAAGGCGGCCACGCTGTGGTCGGAGTACGCCGACGAGATCCGCTGGTGGAACGTCCGCGAGGTCGGCGCGGTGCCGGGCGTCGCGGGCTTTTCGCTGCACGTCGCGGAGCAGGAGTGCTACGAAGCGGCGGCCCTGCCCGGCCGCCCGTACGGCGAACTCCTGCCGAGCGAGGAGCCGCGCCTCTCGATGGCGCGCCGTGTCCCGGCCGGTGTGGTCACGGTGATCTCGCCGTTCAACATGCCGATCATCCTGGGTATCCGGTCGGTCGCCCCGGCGCTCGCGCTGGGGAACGCGGTCATCCTGAAGCCGGATCCGCGCACCGCCGTCACCGGCGGCGTCGTCCTCGCGCGGATCTTCGAGGAAGCGGGTCTGCCGCCGGGTGTGCTGCAGATGCTGCCGGGCGGCGCGGACGTCGGCGAGACGCTGGTGACGCATCCGGCGGTCCGGGTCGTCTCGTTCACCGGGTCGACCGGCGCCGGGCGCAAGGTCGGCGAACTCGCCGGAAAGCATTTGAAGCGGGCACATCTGGAGCTGGGCGGGAACTCCGCGCTCATCGTGCTCGACGACGCGGACGTCGACGAGGCCGCCGGGGTCGCCGCGTTCGGCTCGTTCTTCCACCAGGGCCAGATCTGCATGACCACCGGGCGGCACCTCGTGCACGAGCGGCTTTACGACGACTTCGTCGAGCGGCTGGCGGCGAAGGCGGCGGCGTTGCGGGTGGGTGACCCGGCGCGGGACGAGGTCGCGCTCGGGCCGATCATCGACGCCGGACAGCGGGACAAGATCCACGACCTGGTCACGGCCAGCGTGGCGGCGGGGGCGCGGGTCGCCGCCGGCGCCGAGTACGACCGGCTGTTCTACTCCGCGACGGTGCTCGCCGACGTGCCGCCGACGGCACCCGCGGTCGCGGAGGAGATCTTCGGCCCGGTCGCGCCGGTCGTGCGGTTCTCCGACGCGGAGGAGGCCATCCGCCTCGCGACGGCGAGCGAGTACGGGCTTTCGCTGGGGATCGTCACGCGCGATGTCCTGAAAGGACTGGAGCTCGCGGACCGCGTCCCGACCGGGATCGTGCACATCAACGACCAGACCGTCAGCGATGAGGCGAACAGCCCCTTCGGCGGCGTCGCCGCTTCGGGCACCGGGAGCCGCTTCGGCGGTGCGGCGGCGAACATCGAGGCGTTCACCGAGACCCGCTGGGTCACCGTCCGGAACCCGCCGCCGACCTACCCCTTCTGA
- a CDS encoding glycerol-3-phosphate dehydrogenase/oxidase encodes MASSQREAENSPARLGPLKREESWQRLGEDKFDLVVIGGGVVGAGTALDAATRGLRVALVEARDLASGTSSRSSKLFHGGLRYLEQLEFGLVREALRERELMLTTIAPHLVKPVSFLYPLTHRIWERPYTAAGLLMYDTMGGARSVPGQKHLSRAGALRMVPALKRSALIGGIRYYDAQSDDARHTMTVARTAAHYGAVVRTSTQVVGFLREADRISGVRVRDVEDGRETEIHASAVVNCTGVWTDELQRLSGGRGRFRVRASKGVHIVVPRDRIVSESGMILRTEKSVLFVIPWRNHWIVGTTDTDWNLDLAHPAATKHDIDYLLEHVNTVLATPLTHDDIEGVYAGLRPLLAGESEETSKLSREHAVARVAPGLVAIAGGKYTTYRVMAADAVDAAAVDLPGRPQSSITDKVPLLGADGYHALVNQADHLASEHGLHPYRVRHLLDRYGSMVHEVLALGEGRPELLKPLEHAPDYLGVEVVYAASHEGALHLEDVLARRTRISIEYAHRGVDCAAQVATLVGEVLGWSKDEEEREVEVYKARVDAERESQSQPSDEAADALRSAAPEARSGIIEPVS; translated from the coding sequence GTGGCAAGCTCTCAGCGCGAAGCCGAAAACAGCCCCGCCAGGCTGGGACCGCTCAAGCGGGAAGAGTCTTGGCAGCGGCTGGGTGAGGACAAATTCGACCTCGTCGTCATCGGCGGCGGAGTGGTCGGGGCGGGCACGGCGCTCGACGCCGCGACACGCGGCCTGCGGGTCGCCCTCGTCGAAGCGCGCGACCTCGCCTCGGGAACGTCGAGCCGGTCCAGCAAGCTCTTCCACGGCGGGCTCCGTTACCTCGAACAGCTGGAATTCGGGCTGGTGCGGGAAGCTCTGCGGGAACGCGAGCTGATGCTGACGACGATCGCCCCGCATCTGGTGAAGCCGGTCAGCTTCCTGTACCCGCTGACCCACCGGATCTGGGAGCGTCCGTACACCGCGGCCGGCCTGCTGATGTACGACACGATGGGCGGCGCGCGGTCGGTCCCCGGCCAGAAACACCTGAGCCGCGCGGGCGCGCTGCGGATGGTCCCGGCGCTGAAGCGGTCCGCGTTGATCGGCGGGATCCGTTACTACGACGCGCAATCCGACGACGCGCGGCACACGATGACCGTCGCCCGCACCGCCGCGCACTACGGCGCCGTCGTGCGCACTTCCACCCAGGTGGTCGGGTTCCTCCGCGAGGCGGACCGTATTTCCGGTGTCCGCGTGCGCGACGTCGAGGACGGCCGCGAGACGGAGATCCACGCCTCCGCGGTGGTCAACTGCACCGGCGTATGGACCGACGAACTGCAGCGCCTTTCCGGTGGCCGCGGCCGGTTCCGTGTGCGGGCGAGCAAGGGTGTGCACATCGTCGTCCCGCGCGACCGGATCGTCTCGGAATCGGGCATGATCCTGCGCACCGAGAAGTCCGTGCTGTTCGTCATCCCGTGGCGCAACCACTGGATCGTCGGGACCACCGACACCGACTGGAACCTCGACCTCGCGCATCCCGCCGCCACCAAACACGACATCGACTACCTCCTCGAACACGTCAACACCGTGCTCGCGACGCCGCTCACGCACGACGACATCGAAGGCGTCTACGCCGGGCTACGGCCTTTGCTCGCCGGGGAAAGCGAAGAGACGTCGAAGCTTTCGCGTGAGCACGCGGTCGCGCGTGTCGCGCCGGGACTGGTCGCGATCGCGGGCGGCAAGTACACGACGTACCGGGTGATGGCGGCGGACGCCGTCGACGCCGCGGCCGTCGACCTGCCGGGCAGGCCGCAGTCGTCCATCACGGACAAGGTGCCGCTGCTCGGCGCCGACGGCTACCACGCGCTGGTGAACCAGGCCGACCATCTGGCCAGTGAGCACGGGCTGCATCCGTACCGCGTGCGTCATCTGCTCGACCGGTACGGCTCGATGGTGCACGAGGTCCTCGCGCTCGGCGAAGGACGGCCGGAACTGCTGAAGCCGCTGGAGCACGCTCCGGACTACCTCGGCGTCGAGGTCGTCTACGCGGCCAGCCACGAGGGCGCGCTTCACCTGGAAGACGTGCTCGCGCGCCGGACGCGGATCTCGATCGAGTACGCGCACCGCGGCGTCGACTGCGCCGCGCAGGTCGCCACACTGGTGGGCGAGGTGCTCGGCTGGTCGAAGGACGAGGAGGAGCGCGAAGTCGAGGTGTACAAGGCGCGGGTCGACGCGGAACGGGAGTCCCAGTCGCAGCCGAGCGACGAGGCCGCCGACGCGTTGCGCTCCGCCGCGCCGGAAGCACGCTCGGGGATCATCGAGCCGGTGAGTTGA
- a CDS encoding MIP/aquaporin family protein — protein MSAGAIFVWELLGTAVLILLGNGVVANHVLRKNNGHNGGVVMITLGWAFAVFAGASIAAPSGAHLNPAVTLGLAIADKTKWADVPIYFAGQMVGAILGAVLCWAAYKLQFDDHPQRDETLGIFSTAPQIPNKAWNLVTEIIGTFVLVAWILLSPVYANATGEGGTPNFGNSALGYAGVAFVVLVIGQSLGGPTGYAINPARDLGPRIAYAFLLPIKNKANPNWGYSWVPVAGPLVGGALAALLFLAVHNLT, from the coding sequence GTGAGTGCAGGAGCCATATTCGTCTGGGAGCTGCTGGGAACGGCGGTCCTGATCCTGTTGGGTAACGGCGTGGTCGCCAACCACGTGTTGCGGAAGAACAACGGCCACAACGGTGGCGTCGTGATGATCACCCTCGGGTGGGCGTTCGCGGTCTTCGCCGGCGCGAGCATCGCCGCGCCGAGCGGCGCGCATCTGAACCCCGCGGTCACGCTGGGCCTCGCCATCGCGGACAAGACGAAGTGGGCGGACGTCCCGATCTACTTCGCCGGGCAGATGGTCGGCGCGATCCTCGGCGCCGTGCTCTGCTGGGCCGCCTACAAGCTGCAGTTCGACGACCACCCGCAGCGCGACGAGACGCTCGGCATCTTCTCGACCGCGCCGCAGATCCCGAACAAGGCGTGGAACCTCGTCACCGAGATCATCGGCACCTTCGTGCTGGTCGCGTGGATCCTGCTCAGCCCGGTCTACGCCAACGCCACGGGTGAGGGCGGCACGCCGAACTTCGGCAACTCCGCGCTCGGCTACGCGGGTGTAGCGTTCGTCGTGCTGGTCATCGGCCAGTCCCTCGGTGGCCCGACCGGTTACGCCATCAACCCGGCCCGAGACCTCGGCCCCCGCATCGCGTACGCGTTCCTGCTGCCCATCAAGAACAAGGCCAACCCGAACTGGGGCTACTCCTGGGTCCCGGTCGCCGGCCCGTTGGTCGGCGGTGCCCTGGCCGCCCTGCTCTTCCTCGCCGTCCACAACCTCACCTGA
- the glpK gene encoding glycerol kinase GlpK, with amino-acid sequence MTSYVAAIDQGTTSTRCMIFDHSGRVVAVDQREHEQIFPKAGWVEHNAEEIWENTRAVAAGALAKGDLVAGDIVAVGITNQRETTLVWDRTTGKPVYNAIVWQDTRTDKIVSDLGALGGGQERYRAKVGLPLATYFSGPKIKWILDNVDGARAKAEAGDLIFGNMDTWVLWNMTGGVDGGVHVTDPTNASRTMLMDLDTLAWDAEIAEEMTIPLSMLPEIRSSSETYGKVREKGALAGVPISGILGDQQAATFGQACLSPGEAKNTYGTGNFMLLNTGTEKVMSDNGLLTTVCYKIGSNDTVYALEGSIAVTGSLVQWLRDNLGLIGSAAEVEQHARTVEDNGGAYFVPAFSGLFAPYWRSDARGAIVGLTRFVNKGHISRAVLEATAFQSREVIDAMNADSGVPLKSLKVDGGMVVNELLMQFQADILGVPVIRPVVNETTALGAAYAAGLAVGFWKSEDDIRNNWAQDKQWDPSMDEARRESEYRNWKKAVTKTFDWVDED; translated from the coding sequence ATGACTTCGTACGTAGCCGCGATCGACCAGGGCACCACGTCGACCCGCTGCATGATCTTCGACCACTCCGGCCGGGTGGTCGCCGTCGACCAGCGGGAACACGAGCAGATCTTCCCGAAGGCGGGCTGGGTCGAGCACAACGCCGAAGAGATCTGGGAGAACACGCGGGCCGTCGCCGCGGGCGCGCTGGCCAAGGGCGACCTGGTCGCGGGCGACATCGTCGCGGTCGGCATCACCAACCAGCGCGAGACCACGCTGGTCTGGGACCGCACCACCGGCAAGCCGGTGTACAACGCGATCGTGTGGCAGGACACCCGCACCGACAAGATCGTCAGCGACCTGGGCGCGCTCGGCGGCGGGCAGGAGCGCTACCGCGCGAAGGTGGGCCTGCCGCTGGCGACCTACTTCTCCGGACCGAAGATCAAGTGGATCCTCGACAACGTTGACGGCGCCCGCGCGAAGGCCGAAGCCGGGGACCTGATCTTCGGCAACATGGACACCTGGGTGCTGTGGAACATGACCGGCGGGGTCGACGGCGGCGTGCACGTCACCGACCCGACCAACGCGTCGCGGACCATGCTGATGGACCTCGACACGCTGGCCTGGGACGCGGAGATCGCCGAGGAGATGACGATCCCGCTGTCGATGCTGCCGGAGATCCGGTCGTCGTCGGAGACCTACGGCAAGGTCCGGGAGAAGGGCGCGCTGGCCGGGGTCCCGATCTCGGGCATCCTGGGCGACCAGCAGGCGGCGACCTTCGGACAGGCGTGCCTGTCGCCGGGTGAAGCCAAGAACACCTACGGCACCGGCAACTTCATGCTGCTCAACACCGGCACCGAGAAGGTCATGTCGGACAACGGGCTGCTCACCACGGTCTGCTACAAGATCGGCTCGAACGACACGGTGTACGCGCTCGAAGGCTCGATCGCGGTCACCGGCTCGCTCGTGCAGTGGCTGCGGGACAACCTCGGCCTCATCGGCTCCGCGGCCGAGGTCGAGCAGCACGCCCGGACCGTCGAGGACAACGGTGGCGCGTACTTCGTGCCGGCGTTCTCGGGTCTCTTCGCGCCGTACTGGCGCTCCGACGCCCGCGGCGCGATCGTCGGCCTCACCCGGTTCGTCAACAAGGGACACATCTCGCGGGCAGTCCTGGAGGCGACGGCGTTCCAGTCGCGCGAGGTGATCGACGCGATGAACGCCGACTCCGGCGTCCCGCTGAAGTCGCTGAAGGTCGACGGCGGCATGGTCGTCAACGAGCTGCTCATGCAGTTCCAGGCCGACATCCTCGGCGTGCCGGTGATCCGGCCGGTGGTCAACGAGACCACCGCGCTCGGCGCGGCCTATGCGGCCGGTCTCGCGGTGGGCTTCTGGAAGAGCGAGGACGACATCCGCAACAACTGGGCGCAGGACAAGCAGTGGGACCCGTCGATGGACGAGGCCCGCCGCGAGTCGGAGTACCGGAACTGGAAGAAGGCGGTCACGAAGACCTTCGACTGGGTCGACGAAGACTGA
- a CDS encoding class F sortase, with product MKANWVRGRRAPLVLAAVLSAVLATLAIVLSGPGETGQAAPPASAERTEVPVAPSEEPEVEPVGGMPKADPVSIDVPKIEAKSSLIPLGLNADNTIEVPPVTRPLQAGWYVNGPTPGEVGPSVILGHVDGNKQKGIFFRLKELAPGDKVSVARKDGTTAEFAVTKVERVAKDKFPTDAVYGDTAEPELRLITCGGVFDKASRNYLDNIIVFARLIAR from the coding sequence ATGAAAGCGAACTGGGTGCGAGGGCGACGGGCGCCGCTGGTGCTCGCGGCCGTCCTGTCGGCCGTCTTGGCGACGCTGGCGATCGTCCTGTCCGGTCCGGGGGAGACCGGCCAGGCCGCGCCTCCGGCGAGCGCGGAGCGGACCGAGGTGCCGGTGGCACCGAGCGAAGAGCCGGAGGTCGAGCCGGTCGGCGGGATGCCGAAGGCCGATCCGGTGTCGATCGACGTGCCGAAGATCGAGGCGAAGTCCAGCCTGATCCCGCTCGGGCTCAACGCGGACAACACCATCGAGGTACCGCCGGTGACCCGGCCGTTGCAGGCGGGCTGGTACGTGAACGGTCCGACGCCGGGGGAGGTCGGGCCGTCGGTGATCCTCGGGCACGTGGACGGCAACAAGCAGAAGGGCATCTTCTTCCGGCTGAAGGAGCTGGCGCCCGGCGACAAGGTCTCGGTCGCCCGCAAGGACGGCACGACGGCCGAGTTCGCGGTCACGAAGGTCGAGCGGGTGGCGAAGGACAAGTTCCCGACCGACGCCGTCTACGGCGACACCGCCGAACCGGAACTGCGGCTCATCACCTGCGGTGGGGTCTTCGACAAGGCGTCACGCAACTATCTCGACAACATCATCGTTTTCGCCCGGTTGATCGCGAGGTGA
- a CDS encoding NAD(P)H-quinone dehydrogenase translates to MTKIVIMGGGPAGYEAALVAAQHGADVTIVERDGLGGACVLYDCVPSKTFIASSGALANMHDLRELGINTDMADTSVDLPTVHGRVKGLALAQSADIRARVQREGVRVLIGQGRFDDEETGLATHKVAVTTHDGTVETLDADVVLISTGATPRVLPGAVPDGERILDWRQLYDLRELPEHLAVIGSGVTGAEFASAYTEMGVKVTVVSSRDRVLPHEDADAAAVLEEVFSQRGTTVAKQARADKVERTEKGVEIHLADGRVIEASHALMTVGSVPNTVDIGLEKVGIEPGPGGFIGVDRVSRTSAPGIYAAGDCTGVLMLASVASMQGRIAMWHALGEGVAPIKLKTVAANVFTHPEIATVGISQQAIDSGEVPARTIMLPLATNARAKMEGLRRGFVKLFCRPATGVVVGGVVVAPNASELILPIALAVQNQLTVEHLALTFSVYPSLSGSITEAGRQLMRHDDLD, encoded by the coding sequence GTGACCAAGATCGTGATCATGGGCGGAGGCCCCGCCGGTTACGAAGCGGCACTGGTCGCGGCCCAGCACGGAGCCGACGTCACCATCGTCGAACGGGACGGTCTCGGCGGCGCGTGCGTGCTCTACGACTGTGTCCCGTCGAAGACGTTCATCGCCTCCTCCGGCGCGCTCGCGAACATGCACGACCTCCGTGAGCTCGGCATCAACACCGACATGGCCGACACCAGCGTCGACCTGCCGACCGTCCACGGCCGCGTGAAGGGCCTCGCGCTCGCGCAGTCCGCCGACATCCGCGCCCGTGTCCAGCGCGAAGGCGTCCGCGTCCTCATCGGCCAGGGCCGGTTCGACGACGAAGAGACCGGCCTCGCCACACACAAGGTCGCCGTCACCACCCACGACGGCACCGTCGAGACCCTCGACGCCGACGTCGTCCTCATCTCGACCGGCGCCACCCCGCGCGTGCTGCCCGGCGCGGTGCCGGACGGCGAGCGCATCCTCGACTGGCGTCAGCTCTACGACCTGCGTGAGCTGCCCGAACACCTGGCCGTCATCGGTTCGGGTGTCACCGGCGCCGAGTTCGCGTCGGCCTACACCGAAATGGGTGTCAAGGTCACCGTCGTGTCCAGCCGCGACCGCGTCCTGCCGCACGAGGACGCCGACGCCGCCGCCGTGCTCGAAGAGGTCTTCTCGCAGCGCGGCACCACGGTCGCCAAGCAGGCCCGCGCCGACAAGGTCGAGCGCACCGAAAAGGGCGTCGAGATCCACCTCGCCGACGGCCGCGTGATCGAAGCCAGCCACGCGCTGATGACCGTCGGTTCCGTGCCCAACACCGTCGACATCGGCCTGGAGAAGGTCGGCATCGAGCCCGGCCCCGGCGGCTTCATCGGCGTCGACCGCGTTTCCCGCACGAGCGCGCCCGGCATCTACGCCGCGGGCGACTGCACCGGCGTGCTCATGCTCGCCTCGGTGGCCAGCATGCAGGGCCGCATCGCGATGTGGCACGCGCTCGGCGAAGGCGTCGCGCCGATCAAGCTCAAGACCGTCGCCGCCAACGTGTTCACCCACCCCGAGATCGCGACCGTCGGCATCAGCCAGCAGGCGATCGACTCGGGTGAGGTGCCGGCCCGCACCATCATGCTCCCGCTCGCGACGAACGCCCGCGCGAAGATGGAAGGCCTGCGACGCGGTTTCGTGAAGCTGTTCTGCCGCCCCGCCACCGGCGTGGTCGTCGGCGGGGTGGTCGTGGCCCCGAACGCGAGCGAACTCATCCTTCCCATCGCGCTCGCCGTCCAGAACCAGCTCACAGTGGAACATCTGGCACTGACATTTTCGGTGTACCCGTCGCTCTCGGGATCGATCACCGAGGCGGGCCGCCAGCTCATGCGGCACGACGACTTGGACTGA